The Chryseobacterium geocarposphaerae genome window below encodes:
- a CDS encoding efflux RND transporter periplasmic adaptor subunit, with the protein MNPKYKKYFKNSIITLVAVIAVFFIYQYFTQKKDAKISIQIVKLSKQNITTSVTATGTVEPVDQVEVGTQVSGIINHIYVDYNSQVKKGQLLAELDKTNLQESVNNALAQYEAALNELNYYQQNYNRQNNMFRSGVISKADYEQAAYQVKNSQQTVSQRKTTLAQARANLSYANIYAPIDGIILSREVEEGQTVAASMTTPTLFSIAKDITKMQVEANVDEADIGEVKVGQRVSFTVDAYPQEEFNGKVRQVRLAATTESNVVTYTVIIDADNSEQKLKPGLTATVTIFTQELKNINTVPAAAISFSPDKEVLQNYYLQNQLTGKVPETKTGKNKEKYIWIINKDKSLSQKQITVGINDGINVQVNNGLTGDEQIVTALDEQQEAVAKSGSESSPFMPKRPNSNNKKSGSSQGPPLGN; encoded by the coding sequence ATGAATCCGAAATATAAAAAATACTTTAAAAACTCAATTATTACGCTTGTTGCAGTTATAGCAGTCTTCTTTATCTACCAATATTTCACTCAGAAAAAAGATGCTAAGATTTCTATACAGATTGTGAAATTGAGTAAGCAAAATATCACTACTTCTGTTACGGCAACGGGAACAGTAGAGCCGGTAGATCAGGTGGAAGTTGGAACGCAGGTTTCAGGGATCATCAATCATATTTATGTAGATTACAATTCTCAGGTAAAAAAAGGACAGCTATTGGCAGAGCTGGACAAAACCAATCTTCAGGAATCTGTTAATAATGCACTGGCTCAGTATGAAGCCGCCTTGAATGAGCTTAATTATTATCAGCAGAATTATAACCGTCAAAATAATATGTTCAGATCGGGAGTGATCAGCAAAGCAGACTATGAACAGGCCGCTTATCAGGTGAAAAACTCTCAGCAGACCGTAAGCCAAAGAAAAACAACATTGGCACAGGCAAGAGCGAATTTAAGTTATGCGAATATTTATGCACCGATAGACGGGATTATCCTAAGCCGTGAAGTGGAAGAAGGACAAACGGTTGCAGCAAGCATGACGACCCCTACGCTTTTCTCTATTGCAAAAGATATTACCAAAATGCAGGTTGAAGCCAATGTAGATGAAGCGGATATAGGCGAAGTAAAAGTGGGGCAGCGAGTGAGTTTTACGGTGGATGCCTATCCTCAGGAAGAATTTAATGGAAAAGTACGTCAGGTGAGATTGGCTGCAACTACAGAATCTAATGTGGTGACGTATACGGTAATTATTGATGCAGATAATTCTGAACAAAAATTAAAACCAGGGCTTACCGCAACGGTGACTATTTTCACACAGGAATTGAAGAATATCAATACAGTTCCGGCAGCAGCGATTAGTTTCAGCCCAGACAAAGAAGTCTTACAAAACTACTATTTACAAAATCAATTGACAGGTAAAGTTCCTGAAACGAAAACAGGGAAAAATAAAGAAAAATATATCTGGATCATCAATAAAGATAAAAGTCTTTCTCAAAAACAGATTACTGTAGGAATTAATGACGGAATCAATGTTCAGGTTAATAATGGATTGACGGGTGATGAACAAATTGTAACAGCTTTGGATGAACAGCAGGAAGCTGTAGCGAAATCCGGATCAGAAAGCAGCCCTTTTATGCCGAAAAGACCAAACAGTAACAATAAAAAATCAGGTTCAAGTCAAGGTCCACCTCTGGGAAACTAA
- a CDS encoding TolC family protein codes for MKQYLIMALFVSIFAPAQKIWTLQDCLDYAVENNITVKKTVLDKTTAQLNYQQQKNNKLPTIYGSSSVGLTNGSSIDPITSSFVNQNILSNSFGISANAVLYQGNKLNLQIEQNKMIADQSELYQKQAENNIVLNVLNAYLQALYYYEGIEIAKTTANSSAQELKFTQTKYKNGAISKLELADVETQDAQNQYTVVSSQNLYDQQVLKLKQLLELDPGVNFQIEKVNLNDLMDEIPDKQQVYTLATENLPDLKIYDFQNEILTKSLEITKTGYLPTLSATAGLNTGFTSTQDYSYFNQVKNNFNKSVGLSLNIPIFSKKQNDTNVQLAKINIEQNNLDKISAGKTLYSNIETAWQNAVANQAQQKSSKVARDNAKLAYDLANKKFEFGGLTTTELAVSRNTYLTNEQTYLQSKYMAVLYTQLLNFYQGKTLTTN; via the coding sequence ATGAAACAGTATCTTATTATGGCACTCTTTGTCAGCATTTTTGCGCCTGCTCAAAAAATATGGACGCTTCAGGATTGTCTTGATTATGCTGTAGAAAATAATATCACTGTTAAGAAAACAGTATTAGATAAAACTACGGCTCAGCTTAATTATCAACAACAGAAAAACAATAAATTGCCGACTATTTATGGTTCCTCTTCAGTAGGACTTACCAATGGATCGAGTATAGACCCTATTACCAGTAGTTTTGTAAATCAGAATATTCTTTCCAACAGCTTTGGGATTTCTGCCAACGCAGTTTTGTATCAGGGGAATAAATTAAACCTTCAGATTGAGCAAAATAAAATGATTGCAGATCAGTCAGAACTGTATCAGAAACAGGCTGAGAATAATATTGTTCTGAATGTTCTGAATGCTTATTTACAGGCTTTATATTACTATGAAGGAATAGAAATTGCTAAAACAACGGCAAACTCTTCAGCACAGGAATTAAAATTTACGCAGACAAAATATAAAAACGGAGCCATTTCAAAACTTGAATTGGCGGATGTCGAAACCCAGGATGCACAGAACCAATATACTGTAGTGAGTAGCCAGAACCTTTATGATCAGCAGGTTTTAAAACTCAAACAGCTTTTGGAATTAGATCCGGGTGTTAACTTTCAGATTGAAAAGGTAAACTTAAATGATTTAATGGATGAAATTCCGGATAAACAACAGGTATACACACTGGCAACGGAAAATCTTCCGGATCTTAAGATCTATGATTTTCAAAATGAAATCCTTACCAAAAGTTTAGAAATCACAAAAACAGGCTATTTGCCAACACTTTCCGCAACAGCAGGCTTGAATACCGGATTTACCAGTACACAGGATTACAGCTATTTTAATCAGGTTAAAAACAACTTCAATAAATCTGTAGGGCTGTCTCTGAACATTCCAATCTTCTCTAAAAAGCAGAATGATACGAACGTACAATTAGCAAAAATCAATATAGAGCAGAATAACCTGGATAAAATCAGCGCAGGGAAAACATTGTATTCTAATATTGAAACAGCCTGGCAAAATGCGGTGGCGAATCAGGCTCAACAGAAATCTTCAAAAGTGGCAAGAGATAATGCAAAGCTTGCTTACGATTTGGCCAATAAGAAATTTGAATTTGGGGGTCTTACGACAACAGAGCTTGCAGTAAGCAGAAATACCTATCTGACGAATGAACAGACTTATCTTCAGTCAAAATATATGGCAGTTCTATACACTCAGCTTCTGAATTTTTACCAGGGTAAAACATTGACTACAAACTAA
- the dnaN gene encoding DNA polymerase III subunit beta: MKFIISSGELQKALQTVSGVISSSQSRPILENYLFELDGTNVTITASDGETTLVTSLEVKSDDTGKFAVPAKIFQDFIKTYGEQPLTLAVKDNAEGTGSQLEILDEKDNFAVALDNADDYPELPEFDASQSVTMPAGVLSEALTNTLFATSNDSLRPVMTGVLFQFGENETNFVSTDSHRLVVYKRTDLMNAEPMEFIMPKKPLNIFKNILASSNDDVTIDFNENMAKFTFGKHIWICRLIDGKYPNYTAVIPKENPNVLTINRNLLLGAIKRASIMSNKSTNQVRFKLSANILHLHAEDTEYANKADMQIPCDYNGEDINIGFSSKFLTEMLTILGSDDITMKMSQPNRPGIIEPLDGLEDNENILMLSMPVIGL, from the coding sequence ATGAAATTTATTATTTCAAGTGGTGAACTGCAGAAGGCGTTACAAACTGTAAGTGGTGTAATATCAAGCTCTCAATCGAGACCTATTTTAGAAAATTATCTTTTTGAATTAGACGGAACAAACGTTACCATTACAGCATCTGATGGCGAAACAACTCTTGTGACTTCTCTTGAAGTGAAGTCTGATGATACAGGAAAATTCGCTGTTCCTGCTAAGATTTTTCAAGATTTTATTAAGACTTACGGAGAGCAACCTCTTACGTTGGCTGTAAAAGATAATGCAGAAGGAACAGGAAGTCAGCTTGAGATTTTAGACGAAAAAGATAATTTCGCGGTGGCATTGGACAATGCGGATGATTATCCTGAATTGCCTGAATTTGATGCTTCTCAAAGTGTGACAATGCCGGCAGGGGTTTTGTCTGAAGCGCTTACCAATACACTTTTCGCGACAAGTAATGATTCTCTTCGTCCGGTAATGACGGGAGTATTGTTCCAGTTTGGAGAGAACGAAACGAATTTTGTTTCTACCGACTCTCACAGATTGGTTGTTTATAAAAGAACAGACCTGATGAATGCCGAACCAATGGAATTCATCATGCCTAAGAAACCGCTGAACATTTTCAAAAATATATTGGCAAGCTCTAATGATGATGTTACCATCGATTTCAACGAGAATATGGCTAAATTTACTTTTGGTAAGCATATCTGGATCTGTAGGCTGATCGATGGAAAATATCCGAACTATACAGCGGTAATTCCAAAAGAAAATCCGAATGTATTAACCATCAACAGAAACCTTTTATTAGGAGCCATCAAAAGAGCTTCTATCATGTCGAATAAATCTACCAATCAGGTAAGATTTAAGCTGTCTGCAAACATTCTTCATCTTCATGCAGAAGATACGGAATATGCAAACAAAGCGGATATGCAGATCCCTTGTGATTATAACGGGGAAGATATCAACATCGGATTTAGTTCTAAATTCTTAACGGAAATGTTGACAATTTTAGGGTCAGACGATATCACTATGAAAATGTCTCAACCCAACAGACCGGGAATCATAGAGCCACTTGATGGTCTTGAAGACAACGAAAACATTTTAATGTTATCAATGCCGGTAATCGGATTGTAA
- a CDS encoding diacylglycerol kinase family protein yields the protein MRKPSIHISFFNAFRGVFLMVKSERNFQIELLAFFINLFSIFYLKLSTIDTIFILLVSSGVLIAEIFNTAIEKICDIVQPEFDQRIGFIKDISAGAVVLMTLLSVVVGILVYWKYINIIFQHI from the coding sequence ATGCGAAAACCATCCATTCATATAAGTTTTTTTAATGCTTTCCGAGGTGTTTTTTTAATGGTTAAAAGTGAAAGAAATTTTCAGATTGAGCTCCTGGCTTTTTTCATCAACCTCTTTTCAATTTTTTATTTAAAGCTTTCTACAATTGATACCATTTTTATTCTGCTTGTTTCTTCCGGGGTCTTAATTGCAGAAATTTTCAACACTGCCATCGAAAAAATCTGTGATATCGTACAGCCCGAATTTGATCAAAGAATAGGTTTTATCAAGGATATTTCTGCAGGAGCTGTTGTTTTAATGACACTCTTGTCGGTTGTTGTTGGAATTCTGGTATATTGGAAGTATATTAATATTATTTTCCAACATATATAA
- a CDS encoding gamma-glutamylcyclotransferase family protein, whose protein sequence is MPQLFSYGTLQKEQVQIETFGRFLNGEKDILTGYKIEMLEITDPEVLRKSNQKYHPILVFSGNTEDEVEGVLFEVTDEEILQADKYEVDDYKRIETVFKSGKSGFIYVGK, encoded by the coding sequence ATGCCTCAATTATTTTCTTATGGAACCTTGCAGAAAGAGCAGGTTCAGATCGAAACTTTCGGAAGATTTTTAAATGGAGAAAAAGATATTCTTACAGGTTACAAAATTGAAATGCTCGAAATCACAGATCCTGAAGTTTTACGAAAAAGCAATCAGAAATATCATCCTATTTTAGTATTTTCCGGGAATACGGAAGATGAGGTAGAGGGCGTTTTATTTGAGGTTACAGATGAAGAAATTCTACAAGCCGATAAATATGAAGTGGATGATTATAAAAGGATAGAAACTGTTTTTAAATCAGGGAAATCAGGGTTTATATATGTTGGAAAATAA
- a CDS encoding SGNH/GDSL hydrolase family protein, producing MMYGLFFGDSITYGEYDGVFGGWVDILKRYALQKYNEGSNELILFNLGIGGETTEGLLKRMPHEMVARNAADGNIIFIGYGANDLAIKEGNYIVNTEQFKTNILTAIQLAKQYTQDIYLVSILPISKNIDGIEVASGKLRSNDEVLIYNQILKNIAAENSLHYIDFHSAFLDDKEVLLSEDGVHPNEKGYGMMAEIVIPIIENYL from the coding sequence ATGATGTACGGACTGTTCTTCGGTGACAGCATCACTTACGGAGAATATGATGGCGTTTTTGGAGGCTGGGTGGATATCTTGAAAAGATATGCTTTGCAAAAATATAATGAAGGCAGCAACGAGTTGATTCTCTTTAACCTTGGAATCGGTGGCGAAACAACCGAAGGTCTTTTAAAAAGAATGCCTCACGAAATGGTGGCAAGAAATGCTGCAGATGGAAATATCATTTTCATTGGTTATGGAGCAAATGATTTGGCCATAAAAGAAGGGAATTATATAGTAAACACGGAACAGTTTAAGACTAATATTTTAACAGCTATTCAACTGGCAAAACAATATACGCAAGATATTTATTTAGTGAGCATTCTTCCGATTTCGAAAAATATAGATGGAATAGAGGTTGCTTCAGGAAAATTGAGGTCGAATGATGAGGTTCTGATTTACAATCAAATCCTAAAGAATATTGCTGCTGAAAATTCATTACATTATATTGATTTCCATTCGGCTTTTTTAGATGATAAAGAAGTTTTACTTTCTGAAGACGGTGTTCATCCCAATGAGAAAGGCTATGGAATGATGGCTGAAATTGTAATCCCAATTATTGAAAACTATTTATAA
- a CDS encoding ribonuclease inhibitor, translating into MINKKQNDKMTVINGSHFSNLEGFYEEIAELFMKDENWKVGTLDGFNDILYGIETDITWENSQKSKEDLGFEVTKEFYEDKIRLGKPFNVKLIQQKLDDLVEGKGQTLFEILIEMMESHKNIRLILD; encoded by the coding sequence ATGATCAATAAAAAGCAAAACGATAAAATGACTGTCATTAATGGCAGTCATTTTTCAAATCTGGAAGGTTTCTACGAAGAAATTGCTGAACTTTTTATGAAAGATGAGAATTGGAAAGTCGGAACTTTGGATGGCTTTAACGATATTCTTTATGGAATTGAAACAGATATTACCTGGGAAAATTCTCAAAAATCAAAAGAAGATCTTGGTTTTGAGGTAACTAAAGAATTTTACGAAGATAAAATCAGGCTGGGAAAGCCTTTCAATGTAAAATTAATTCAGCAAAAACTGGATGATTTGGTTGAAGGAAAAGGACAGACATTATTTGAAATTTTAATTGAAATGATGGAGTCGCACAAAAATATTAGACTAATTTTGGATTAG
- a CDS encoding DUF4097 family beta strand repeat-containing protein, with amino-acid sequence MKKVFLIMFALMAFSFQAQENLQQTNFTQENSKTYKIKKSKGKLLLNLGKVTVEGYKGNEIVFSVQIEDDEEDKRAEGLQIINALGLTDNTGLGINVSEKDGILEVNSLKKMSFPDLKILVPENIIVSFKHQSQYGGDVVFKNMQNEIEVATTYNNIQLENITGPATIKSIYGKIEAVFNQNVKGPLSIISVYGLTDVTLPKSIKANLKTTTKYGEIYVSPDFKIDVEKKEDLPNLGSDLAGKINGGGNDVEVRSDYSKIYLRAK; translated from the coding sequence ATGAAAAAAGTATTTTTAATCATGTTTGCTTTGATGGCATTTTCTTTTCAGGCACAGGAAAACTTGCAGCAAACTAATTTTACTCAAGAAAATTCTAAAACCTATAAGATTAAGAAAAGCAAAGGCAAACTTCTTCTCAACCTTGGAAAAGTAACGGTGGAAGGTTATAAAGGAAATGAAATCGTATTTTCCGTTCAGATAGAAGATGATGAAGAAGACAAGCGTGCAGAAGGACTTCAGATCATTAACGCTTTAGGTCTTACGGATAATACAGGATTAGGGATTAATGTCAGTGAAAAAGATGGTATTCTGGAAGTTAATTCGTTAAAAAAAATGTCATTTCCTGATTTAAAAATTTTGGTTCCTGAAAATATCATTGTTTCATTTAAGCATCAATCACAATATGGTGGAGATGTTGTTTTTAAAAACATGCAGAATGAAATTGAAGTGGCAACAACTTACAACAATATTCAACTGGAAAATATTACTGGACCCGCAACAATAAAATCTATTTATGGGAAAATTGAAGCTGTCTTCAATCAGAATGTAAAAGGTCCGTTATCGATTATTTCTGTGTATGGACTTACCGATGTGACGCTGCCTAAATCAATAAAAGCTAATCTTAAAACAACAACCAAATATGGTGAAATCTATGTATCTCCGGATTTTAAAATTGATGTTGAGAAAAAAGAAGACTTACCCAATCTTGGAAGTGATTTGGCAGGAAAAATAAATGGTGGCGGAAACGATGTTGAAGTCCGTTCCGACTACAGTAAAATTTATTTAAGAGCAAAATAA